Proteins from a genomic interval of Sander vitreus isolate 19-12246 chromosome 6, sanVit1, whole genome shotgun sequence:
- the tomm40 gene encoding mitochondrial import receptor subunit TOM40 homolog: MGSVLAAAPPSPAPAAAGGSQGVPGLVSVPPGFTMPSVSSVPPTSGSGQQSADADSPLPNPGTYEECHRKCKEVFPLQMEGVRLVVNKGLSNHFQVSHTVTLSTLGDSGYRFGSTYVGSKQTGPAESFPVVVGDMDNTGSLNAQIIHQLTSAVRSKIAIQTQQHKFVNWQCDMECRGEDFTAAVTLGNPDVLVGSGILVSHYLQSITPSLALGGELVYHRRPGEEGAVTSLLGRYTGDNYVATLTLGGAGAHATYYHKASDQLQIGVEFEASTRMQDTTASFGYQLDVPKANFLFKGTVDSNWVVGATLEKKLLPLPLTLALGAFLNHRKNKFQCGFGVTIG; encoded by the exons ATGGGCAGTGTGTTGGCTGCTGCCCCACCCAGTCCTGCCCCAGCTGCAGCTGGAGGTAGTCAAGGGGTCCCAGGGTTGGTGTCTGTCCCTCCAGGGTTCACTATGCCCTCAGTGTCTTCAGTCCCTCCAACATCTGGATCTGGCCAGCAGTCAGCAGATGCAGATTCCCCACTCCCAAACCCAGGCACATATGAGGAATGCCACCGCAAATGTAAAG AGGTGTTCCCTCTGCAGATGGAAGGGGTGCGGTTAGTGGTGAACAAGGGCCTGAGTAACCACTTCCAGGTCAGCCATACTGTTACCCTCAGTACCCTTGGTGATTCTGGTTATCGATTTGGTTCCACCTACGTAGGCAGTAAACAGACTGGACCAGCAGAG TCATTCCCAGTCGTGGTTGGAGATATGGACAATACTGGTAGCCTGAATGCCCAGATCATCCACCAGCTCACGTCTGCTGTGCGCTCCAAAATAGCCATCCAG ACTCAGCAACACAAGTTTGTGAACTGGCAGTGTGACATGGAGTGTCGTGGTGAAGATTTCACCGCTGCTGTGACGCTCGGAAATCCAGATGTACTTGTTGGATCTG GCATTTTGGTGAGCCACTATCTCCAGTCTATCACACCATCTCTGGCTCTGGGTGGTGAGCTAGTGTACCACAGGAGAccaggggaggaaggagcagtcACCTCCCTCTTGGGCAGGTACACAG GGGACAACTACGTTGCTACATTGACTTTGGGAGGGGCAGGAGCCCATGCCACATACTATCACAAAGCCAGTGATCAG TTGCAGATAGGAGTTGAATTTGAAGCAAGCACAAGGATGCAAGACACCACAGCATCTTTTGGTTACCAGTTGGACGTTCCCAAAGCTAACTTCCTCTTTAAag GCACAGTTGACAGTAACTGGGTAGTTGGGGCAACCCTTGAAAAGAAACTGCTGCCGCTACCTCTCACACTGGCCCTCGGGGCTTTCCTCAACCATCGCAAGAACAAGTTCCAGTGTGGCTTTGGTGTCACCATTGGCTAG